The stretch of DNA tgttaaataatccagcaacgaaattaggcaaatccataaacagtacagaaacttccattaatttttcctttttgcacaatttcaaacaatcgccaaattttactacttattttggaaacatttcgaatgaaactctttagcgccattttatggtgaccaaaagtatctcagcacctggcgataatatctttgtaacgaaaattaatatatcgtttttacaaagtaaggaaagaaggagggagcatcatcgaaggtatcccaaaacgattcccgcaaattcggtaaaatcgcaccaagagcccacaatgattgaaatttcccaaaataacttaAGCAATTATAAGGGGATAacgagcaacgtcaatagcaatacagagaaggttttagactccatgttaaaaaaaaagtatcaacagattaatctttttaaacatgagaagaatgatttcatgttttggaaatttgtatatgcttaaatatagtgctttcgtttctaaatcaatactattttgttctttatacttattgctattttatgggtaaggaagaaactttacttttaatcatgtcaaaaagacgTGTTTTAAATTCCTTCAccttaaccagaaaaaaaaagcaagtaacgattttttctcataattattactgacccaggcaacgccgggtatttttgccagttgaaaaatatttgcgttcaagagttacattttctggagaataattcacatgcaatataccgatatCCTGGTTATgccacccagagactgcagttgcgtttttattagaactcatcagtctaggttagggaataacagagctggaggcagacgtcatcacattgaagctgagagtaccaacaaactggtaggtaaagtaaatttggCCCACTAGTGAGAATCCGCagcaatggtgtggttcaactcatCAATTGGAATCAaaacttgggtatttagcagtaagttaccgattctaagccaaggctaaggcagaactacatacaATATACCGGCAGTCCGCTTACCTCACCCAGAGACTGCATTTTCGTTCTTactagaactcatcagtctgaatCATTTTGATAAAATTGTGAAGGTATTTCAGATTTTCCAATTTGGTTCATTGGAATTCCCAAGTActgattgtgaacatgttcagtatgTAGAGGGGAAATTCTTGAAGGGAAttaaaaatagcgttcataaCACTGGGATGTTCATATTATAGGGTGCTCAGAGCacagagaggtcagcctatgttaaATCTATGGAGTTTCGCCGGGACTTTCAAATTGTGTTCAGAATATTGGGGTGTTTATATTAAAGATTGTTCAGATAGGGAGAGTCCACTGTATTCCATTTCATTGACTAAACAAAAAGGAACCATAATACTTGAGAGTCGCAATTACGGATCTGATGCTTTTTATTTCGTATGCGGTGGTTGTTTGTAACAAACCGTGCCtgtagccattttttaaaaacttttgaaatcagtGTTGTTTCAACAGTTTATTGATTGCAAGAAAgagttgttttgtttttcattcagGTTTATTATAGAAGTTGGTACAATTAGTAATAATAGAAGTTTTATATTACAAAAAGGATTAATCCACTGTAAATCCAATCAAATAGAATTCAGTCAATCTAAAGCAACTCATTCCGATGTTCCAAGTCAAACtaaatttttatgaacactttagCAGAAATTAAAGAATAATCTTATTTGTTTGACTTAACAGAGGGAAAAGAAAATCATTATTCGTATTGCATATTGAACATACAGTTTCTGGCTTGCTCTGAAAAGTTCTGGGCTGCTGTGGTTGAGCATTGTTTGGACAAACTTCTTATAAACTATATATTGAGTAGGGAAAGGTAGTAGAACACAACAAGCTTCCCCCATGGACCGAGTTCGCTCAAAGAAAGTCATCACTGCACCTTTCTAATGTAAAGAACATTCTATCTTTAAGGATATTCCCACTTAGCTGTTCTTCAGCGAGCTAGCGTCTCCACTGGCAGCGGCTCCAGAGGTACCACCAGCGTCTTCCTTGGTAGTTGAACCGGCGTCATCGCCAGCACTCGCCTTCGTAGATAATTCCACACTACCACCTTCGTTAGTAGCTAGTCCAACGCCTTCCTTGGTAGCTGATCTAGCGTCAACGATAGAGCTTTCTTTGTTAGATGATCGGGTGCTACCGCCAGCGCTTTCTTTGATGGCTGATCCGGTGCCACTGCCAGTGCCTTCGCTGTTAGCTAATCTAGCGCCACCGCTACTACCTTCCTTGGTTGTTGATCCGGCGTCCCCGCCAGCGCATTTCTTGGTAGCTAATGCAACGCCACCACTTTCTTTGGTAGCTAATGCAGCGCCACCACTTTCTTTGGTAGCTAATCCACTGCCACCATTAGTGCCTTCCTTGGTAACGGATCCGGTGCCACTGTCGGCACATTCGTTGTAAAGTGATCCAGCGCCACCGTGGATACTTTCGTTGGTAGCTAATGCAGCATTTATCTTAGTAGCTAACCCGGAACTACTACCAGCGCCTCCACTGCCAGTGCGTCCAGCACCGGGCGAGCTTCCACCAGCGCCTCCAGACCAACCACGTGCTCCTGGATAATAATTCATTGGATAGTAACCGTTGTTCGGAGGGTAATAACCTCTTGGAGGGATAATAGCCGTAGGGAAATGATGACTTGGAGGATAATGACCTGGGGGGAACATTCCTGAGTGTCCGCTAGCTCCGCCAGGAACCCAGCCTCCGCCAGCGCCTTCACCTACACCAACAGGAGGATAACGAGCAGAGTATCCGCCAGAGCCACCATCTCCTCCAGAGTAACTTCCAGGGCCTTGGCCTTCAACAACTGGATGGTAACCAGCAGAGTAACCGCCAGCTCCTCTGCGGACCCTGCCGCCTTCACCACTGAAAGAGTTTCCCTCCGCGCCACCAGACCAATCTCCTGCTGCCGAATAATAACGTATTTCAGGGTAATCGTTGTTTGGAGGGTAACCATTGTGTGGGGGGAAATGGTTAATTGAAGGGTAATGACCTCTTGGGGGGATAATTACTGTAGGGAAACGATGGCTTGGTGGGTAACGACCCGGTGGGAACATTATAGAGTAGCCGCTTTGCTCTGCAGAGTAACCGCCAACTCCTGAAGAAACGCGAGTACCAGGTCGCTCGCCTTCAACAAAAGGAGGGGGATTAACATTAATAGAGTAACCGCCAGCTCCTGAAGAACCTCTGCGAGTGCCAGGACGCTCGACTTCAATAAAAGGAGGGGGACCAGCAGAGTAACCGCCAGCTCCTGAAGGGACCCCGCGACTGCCAGGACCTTCTCCTTCACCAAAAGGTGGGTAACGAGCAGAGTAACCACCAGGGCCTTCGCCTTCACCAACAGCAGGGTAACCAGCTGAGTAACCGCCAGCTCCTGAAGAAACGCGAGTACCAGGACGCTCGCCTTCAACAAAAGGAGGGGGATTAACATTAATAGAGTAACCGCCAGCTCCTGAAGAACCTCTGCGAGTACCAGGACGCTCGACCTCAATAAAAGGAGGAGGACCAGCAGAGTAACCGCCAGCTCCTGAAGGGACCCCGCGACTGCCAGGGCCTTCGCCCTCACCAATAGGAGGGGAACCAGCAGCTCCTCTAGGGAACCTGCTACCGCTAGGTCCTTCATTTTCACCAACAAGAGGGGAACTAGCAGAGTGACCTCCACCAG from Uloborus diversus isolate 005 chromosome 5, Udiv.v.3.1, whole genome shotgun sequence encodes:
- the LOC129223298 gene encoding loricrin-like; this encodes MTFPREAEFKEAQGGDGGAEGNSDDYPPDSEGPGGGHSASSPLVGENEGPSGSRFPRGAAGSPPIGEGEGPGSRGVPSGAGGYSAGPPPFIEVERPGTRRGSSGAGGYSINVNPPPFVEGERPGTRVSSGAGGYSAGYPAVGEGEGPGGYSARYPPFGEGEGPGSRGVPSGAGGYSAGPPPFIEVERPGTRRGSSGAGGYSINVNPPPFVEGERPGTRVSSGVGGYSAEQSGYSIMFPPGRYPPSHRFPTVIIPPRGHYPSINHFPPHNGYPPNNDYPEIRYYSAAGDWSGGAEGNSFSGEGGRVRRGAGGYSAGYHPVVEGQGPGSYSGGDGGSGGYSARYPPVGVGEGAGGGWVPGGASGHSGMFPPGHYPPSHHFPTAIIPPRGYYPPNNGYYPMNYYPGARGWSGGAGGSSPGAGRTGSGGAGSSSGLATKINAALATNESIHGGAGSLYNECADSGTGSVTKEGTNGGSGLATKESGGAALATKESGGVALATKKCAGGDAGSTTKEGSSGGARLANSEGTGSGTGSAIKESAGGSTRSSNKESSIVDARSATKEGVGLATNEGGSVELSTKASAGDDAGSTTKEDAGGTSGAAASGDASSLKNS